A stretch of the Polyangiaceae bacterium genome encodes the following:
- the priA gene encoding primosomal protein N' yields the protein MLLARVSVPVPLGQAFTYSVPAGLELRRGARVLCDFGRRRVLGVVLDVAEREPDIAVDKIRPVRALVDPEPVLPEELLDFLLELARYYLAPIGEVMRLALPAVERSAARALGREAKLDAVGRLVRVARALPLPLPAEVRGQARAVHEHLLSSGPSAVSALSARWGNARAAVKRLEGLGLVVVEEQPDARDPFFSLSVERDTPPVLTPPQERAVRAITERLGQRGAFLLDGVTGSGKTEVYLRAVKQTLEQGGGAIVLVPEIALTPQLVGRFRARIGERIAVMHSGLGDADRHAMWKSLRSGAVKVVVGARSALFAPVERLALICVDEEHDGSFKQEEGVRYNARDMALLRAHRAGAVAVLGSATPSLASELGVRDGKLERLVLPERARASASLPRVELVDLKRIGPGPSGHRLLSLPLHRALEQTLASGGQAILFLNRRGFAPSILCEACGKVAECPSCAVALTLHRSGRPRLRCHYCDYEAALPDKCPSCGSGRLSEEGAGTERIEAALAETFPSARVARLDRDVAAGAKSEKVLDRMRNREIDVLVGTQMVTKGHDLPDVTLVGVLNADAALAMPDFRAAERAFHLLVQVAGRAGRGDVPGKVLIQTWQPDHPAVALAAKHDVAGFVERELADRRELGYPPYRRIALVRVDAVDEARAREAAHRLAEVARRAAGPKVEILGPATAPLPRLRNRYRFRFMARCEERALLRPVLLAVARAPSDRAVRVVIDVDPVNML from the coding sequence GTGCTCCTCGCTCGCGTCTCGGTGCCGGTGCCGCTCGGGCAAGCGTTCACGTATTCGGTGCCGGCCGGGCTCGAGCTCCGTCGCGGCGCGCGCGTGCTCTGCGATTTCGGCAGGCGGCGGGTGCTGGGCGTGGTGCTCGACGTCGCCGAGCGTGAGCCGGACATCGCCGTGGACAAGATCCGCCCCGTGCGCGCGCTGGTGGATCCCGAGCCGGTGCTCCCGGAGGAGCTGCTCGACTTCTTGCTGGAGCTCGCGCGTTACTACCTGGCGCCCATCGGCGAGGTGATGCGGCTCGCGCTCCCGGCGGTCGAGCGCAGCGCGGCCCGCGCGCTCGGCAGAGAGGCCAAGCTCGACGCCGTCGGACGCCTGGTGCGGGTGGCGCGCGCGCTGCCGCTGCCCTTGCCCGCCGAGGTCCGCGGTCAGGCGCGTGCCGTCCACGAGCACCTCCTGTCGAGCGGCCCCAGCGCCGTGTCCGCGCTGTCTGCGCGCTGGGGCAACGCCCGCGCGGCCGTGAAACGCCTCGAAGGGCTGGGCCTGGTCGTGGTCGAGGAGCAGCCGGACGCTCGCGATCCCTTCTTCTCGCTCTCCGTCGAGCGGGACACCCCGCCGGTGCTCACGCCGCCGCAGGAGCGCGCCGTGCGGGCGATCACCGAGCGACTCGGGCAGCGCGGAGCCTTCCTGCTCGACGGCGTCACGGGCTCGGGCAAGACGGAGGTCTACCTGCGCGCCGTGAAGCAGACGCTGGAGCAAGGCGGCGGGGCCATCGTGCTGGTCCCGGAGATCGCGCTCACGCCGCAGCTGGTGGGGCGTTTTCGCGCGCGCATCGGCGAGCGCATCGCGGTGATGCACAGCGGGCTCGGCGACGCGGATCGGCACGCGATGTGGAAGTCGCTGCGCTCCGGCGCCGTCAAGGTCGTGGTCGGCGCGCGCTCGGCGTTGTTCGCGCCCGTCGAGAGGCTGGCTCTGATCTGCGTCGACGAAGAGCACGACGGGTCCTTCAAGCAGGAAGAAGGCGTGCGCTACAACGCTCGCGACATGGCGCTGCTCCGGGCCCACCGCGCCGGGGCGGTGGCGGTGCTCGGCTCGGCGACGCCGTCGCTCGCGAGCGAGCTCGGCGTGCGTGACGGCAAGCTCGAGCGCCTGGTCTTGCCCGAGCGCGCGCGCGCGAGCGCGAGCCTGCCTCGCGTCGAGCTGGTGGACCTCAAGCGCATCGGCCCCGGTCCTTCGGGGCACCGGCTCCTGAGCCTGCCGCTGCACCGCGCGCTGGAGCAGACGTTGGCTTCGGGCGGGCAGGCCATCCTGTTCCTCAACCGGCGCGGCTTTGCGCCGAGCATCCTGTGCGAGGCCTGCGGAAAGGTCGCCGAGTGCCCGAGCTGCGCCGTGGCGCTCACGCTCCACCGGAGCGGTCGTCCGCGGCTGCGCTGCCACTACTGCGATTACGAAGCGGCGCTGCCGGACAAGTGCCCGAGCTGCGGCAGCGGGCGTCTCAGCGAGGAGGGGGCCGGAACCGAGCGCATCGAGGCGGCGCTCGCGGAGACCTTTCCGAGCGCGCGCGTCGCGCGGCTCGATCGCGACGTGGCGGCTGGAGCGAAGAGCGAGAAGGTGCTCGACCGCATGCGCAATCGCGAGATCGACGTGCTGGTGGGCACGCAGATGGTCACCAAGGGGCACGACCTGCCGGACGTGACCCTGGTGGGCGTGCTCAACGCCGACGCCGCGCTGGCGATGCCCGACTTCCGGGCGGCGGAGCGGGCGTTCCATCTCTTGGTGCAGGTGGCCGGCCGGGCCGGGCGCGGGGACGTCCCGGGGAAGGTGCTGATCCAGACCTGGCAGCCCGACCACCCGGCGGTGGCGCTGGCCGCCAAGCACGACGTCGCGGGCTTCGTGGAGCGCGAGCTCGCGGACCGACGCGAGCTCGGCTACCCGCCGTATCGGCGCATCGCGCTCGTGCGCGTGGACGCAGTGGACGAAGCGCGGGCGCGCGAGGCGGCGCACAGGCTCGCAGAGGTGGCCCGCCGTGCCGCCGGCCCGAAGGTCGAGATCCTGGGCCCCGCGACCGCCCCGCTGCCCCGCCTGCGCAACCGCTATCGCTTCCGCTTCATGGCGCGATGCGAGGAGCGCGCGCTCCTGCGTCCGGTGCTGCTCGCCGTGGCGCGCGCGCCGAGCGACCGCGCCGTCCGCGTGGTCATCGACGTGGACCCCGTCAACATGCTGTGA
- a CDS encoding outer membrane beta-barrel protein yields the protein MSRPGPRLARICLALAVLGAPRLARAYEEQWHLGGGIGAAKFIESDIGTAPMLGVHVAYDISDMFDLRLELGAAEHQLVESQPTRLYSAAAGVVYKLDVLEWVPYFGILGGYYAFTGGPWPAHLKQRELGVSVPLGLDYTLSRTFGLGVQVAYVGFQSDPLGGVGDAPYFTALLRAEYRLGW from the coding sequence ATGTCCCGCCCCGGGCCCCGCCTCGCCAGAATCTGCCTCGCGCTCGCCGTGCTGGGCGCGCCGCGCCTGGCGCGGGCCTACGAAGAGCAGTGGCACTTGGGCGGCGGCATCGGCGCGGCCAAGTTCATCGAGTCGGACATCGGCACCGCGCCGATGCTGGGCGTCCACGTCGCGTACGACATCTCGGACATGTTCGATCTCCGCCTCGAGCTCGGCGCCGCCGAGCACCAGCTGGTCGAGAGCCAGCCCACCCGGCTCTACTCCGCAGCGGCCGGCGTCGTGTACAAGCTCGACGTGCTCGAGTGGGTGCCCTACTTCGGAATCCTGGGCGGGTATTACGCGTTCACCGGAGGGCCATGGCCCGCCCACTTGAAGCAACGCGAGCTCGGCGTCTCGGTCCCCCTCGGGCTCGACTACACGCTGTCGCGGACCTTCGGCCTCGGCGTGCAGGTCGCCTACGTCGGCTTCCAGAGCGACCCGCTCGGCGGGGTCGGGGACGCGCCGTACTTCACCGCGCTGCTCCGGGCCGAGTACCGCCTCGGCTGGTGA
- a CDS encoding serine/threonine protein kinase yields MSDPPESSESLPRRFGRFVLFDKIGEGGMARIYLGRQSTELGGERLVVVKQILPILASSQEFSKLLIEEAKLAAGLSHGNVVQVIDLGREDDVLYIAMEYVEGFDLSDLLKRCSRTKTPLPVEFSLLIVIETLRALEYAHRKKDEHGRPLGIVHRDVSPSNVLVSFDGEVKLCDFGIARAMGVGAELPTEAIQGKAGYMSPEAAAGGSADARSDVFAAGVILWELLAGRRLYRGEAGRPPSLEQARQAEIPPLPTRGLANETRLHRIVMRALARDPADRYPSARDFLRELEDYAGEAGMLASPLRVGEWLMASFGAEIVERRRSRERAAKRHAEGAGNAELDSLAGMAAPAVPPPAPPREPSAEELPLPPRLEPSPPSLVGVAHSRRSEPEPAGESRGPSFVLWMLIGVVLAVIVIAVVMR; encoded by the coding sequence GTGTCCGATCCGCCAGAGTCCAGCGAGTCGCTCCCGAGACGGTTCGGGCGCTTCGTGCTGTTCGACAAGATCGGCGAGGGCGGGATGGCCCGCATCTACCTCGGACGTCAGAGCACGGAGCTCGGCGGTGAACGTCTGGTGGTGGTCAAGCAGATCCTGCCCATCCTGGCCTCGAGCCAGGAGTTCTCGAAGCTCCTGATCGAGGAGGCGAAGCTCGCCGCGGGGCTCTCCCACGGCAACGTCGTGCAGGTCATCGACCTGGGTCGTGAGGACGACGTGCTCTACATCGCCATGGAGTACGTCGAGGGCTTCGATCTCTCCGACCTGCTCAAGCGCTGCTCGCGGACCAAGACGCCGCTGCCGGTGGAGTTCTCGCTCCTGATCGTGATCGAGACGCTGCGCGCCCTGGAGTACGCGCACCGCAAGAAGGACGAGCACGGGCGGCCGCTCGGCATCGTGCACCGCGACGTGTCGCCGTCCAACGTGCTGGTGAGCTTCGACGGCGAGGTGAAGCTCTGCGACTTCGGCATCGCGCGCGCGATGGGCGTGGGCGCCGAGCTGCCGACCGAGGCCATCCAGGGCAAGGCCGGCTACATGAGCCCGGAGGCCGCGGCGGGGGGCAGCGCCGACGCGCGCTCGGACGTGTTCGCGGCCGGCGTCATCTTGTGGGAGCTGTTGGCCGGCCGTCGGCTCTACCGAGGCGAAGCGGGCAGACCGCCATCGCTCGAGCAGGCTCGACAAGCCGAGATCCCTCCGCTCCCGACGCGTGGGCTCGCAAACGAAACGCGCTTGCACCGGATCGTGATGCGCGCACTGGCGCGTGACCCCGCCGACCGCTACCCGAGCGCGCGCGACTTCCTCCGCGAGCTCGAGGACTACGCCGGCGAAGCCGGCATGCTGGCGAGCCCGCTGCGTGTCGGTGAGTGGCTGATGGCGAGCTTCGGCGCCGAGATCGTCGAGCGCCGCCGCAGCCGCGAGCGCGCGGCCAAGCGCCACGCCGAAGGCGCGGGCAACGCCGAGCTGGACTCGCTGGCCGGGATGGCGGCGCCGGCCGTGCCTCCGCCCGCCCCGCCGCGGGAGCCGAGCGCCGAGGAGCTGCCGCTGCCGCCGCGGCTCGAGCCGTCCCCGCCCTCGCTGGTCGGAGTGGCCCACTCGCGCCGCTCAGAGCCCGAGCCCGCGGGCGAAAGCCGCGGCCCGAGCTTCGTTTTGTGGATGCTGATCGGCGTCGTGCTCGCGGTGATCGTTATCGCCGTGGTGATGCGGTAG